A DNA window from Rhizobium sp. NXC14 contains the following coding sequences:
- a CDS encoding efflux RND transporter periplasmic adaptor subunit: MARKPTGSLGASTLFAAALAASAAFSQEAQVAKPQQNLPAIVVTTAVNRTLVDRVIGTGTVKPVEEVYIQPQVEGLSIRTLKADVGDKVQAESTLATLNDDALVLEKSQMMATKAKGEASLAQLRAQLIEAQANAEQARQQQARAQEMGKKGTVSTAQVEQADATAAAANARVVSAEQAIEVAEADLKVFDSQIADADLKLARTDVKTPVAGVVSAKNAKVGAIAAGNGDPLFTIIRNGDIELVAEVAESDIIRIVAGQKATISLSGSREKLSGAVRLVSPTVDSVTRLGLVHISIDDDSKARSGMYGSAEIIVRETEGVSLPLTAVLTGNEGSSARKVEDGVVKFAKIETGIQDGAYVEIVNGLKSGDEVVAKAGAYVRDGDHITPVREQPSASN, encoded by the coding sequence ATGGCACGCAAGCCGACTGGAAGTTTAGGCGCATCCACCCTTTTTGCAGCGGCGCTGGCTGCATCCGCCGCCTTTTCGCAGGAAGCGCAGGTCGCAAAGCCGCAGCAGAACCTGCCGGCGATCGTTGTCACCACAGCCGTCAATCGCACCCTCGTCGACCGTGTTATCGGCACCGGAACGGTCAAGCCGGTGGAGGAAGTCTATATCCAGCCGCAGGTCGAAGGCCTTTCGATTCGCACGCTGAAAGCCGATGTCGGCGACAAGGTCCAGGCTGAAAGCACGCTGGCAACGCTCAATGACGACGCCCTGGTCCTGGAGAAAAGCCAGATGATGGCGACGAAGGCCAAGGGCGAGGCAAGCCTTGCCCAACTGCGCGCCCAGCTCATCGAAGCGCAGGCCAATGCCGAACAGGCAAGGCAGCAGCAGGCCCGCGCCCAGGAAATGGGCAAGAAGGGCACGGTTTCTACAGCCCAGGTCGAGCAGGCCGATGCGACCGCCGCTGCCGCCAACGCCCGAGTCGTCTCCGCCGAGCAGGCGATTGAGGTCGCCGAAGCCGATCTGAAGGTCTTCGACAGCCAGATCGCAGACGCCGATCTGAAGCTCGCCCGCACCGATGTGAAGACGCCGGTTGCCGGTGTGGTTTCGGCTAAGAACGCCAAGGTCGGCGCGATCGCCGCCGGTAACGGCGATCCGCTATTCACCATCATCCGCAACGGCGATATCGAGCTTGTCGCCGAAGTCGCCGAAAGCGATATTATCAGGATTGTGGCCGGCCAGAAGGCAACCATTTCCCTTTCCGGCAGCCGCGAAAAGCTTTCCGGTGCCGTGCGCCTGGTTTCACCCACCGTCGATTCCGTGACCCGCCTCGGCCTCGTCCATATCTCCATCGACGATGACAGCAAGGCGCGTTCCGGCATGTATGGCAGCGCCGAGATCATCGTCCGTGAAACCGAGGGTGTATCGCTTCCCCTGACGGCGGTGCTCACCGGCAACGAAGGCTCCTCCGCCCGCAAGGTCGAGGACGGCGTGGTGAAATTCGCCAAGATCGAGACCGGCATCCAGGACGGCGCCTATGTCGAGATCGTCAATGGATTGAAGAGCGGCGACGAGGTCGTCGCCAAGGCGGGCGCCTATGTTCGCGACGGCGACCATATCACGCCGGTGCGTGAACAGCCCTCGGCTTCCAACTAA
- a CDS encoding efflux RND transporter permease subunit: MNFSAWSIRNPIAPLLAFCLLILIGIQSFNTLPITRFPNIDVPLVSISVTQSGASPAELEMQVTKEIEDAIASITGIDEIQSTVTDGSSQTNVMFRMEVPTEQAVQDVKDAIDRIRSDLPATAEAPIVTKVDVEGQAIQTFAVSSPDLSLEELSWFVDDTIKRALQGQAGIGRVDRYGGAEREVRIELAPGKLDAYGITAASVNDQLRGTNVDLGSGRGQVAGSEQAIRVLGDARNVAELADTTIALPSGRFVKLSDLGVIKDTYEEPKSFSRFNDTPVVTFGVFRSKGASEVSVAETVAQSLDKVRSENPNVKIEMIDDSVYFTYGNYEAAIHTLLEGALLAVIVVLLFLRNWRATLISAIALPLSAIPTFWVMDMMGFSLNLVSFLALTLATGILVDDAIVEIENIARHIKMGKTPYRAAIEAADEIGLAVIATTFTIIAVFVPVSFMPGIPGQYFIQFGLTVAFSVFFSLLVARLITPMMAAYLMRAEDGVDDHHDNDGLLMKGYTRLIRATTGHKYSRYLTLLAAIGFLVGSVMLLMKVPGSFLPPEDASRIVLSVELPPNARLDDTEKTTKAIYDRVKDLNGVESVFVLGGASPKGDLELRRATITLALHKLDQSLVKKVVNDVLGHIPVIGPMLPKVEVHGRERPQWDIEKEVFAKLRDIPDVHILKLNDRGERDLSFNFLSKNEKDLNEAVGILESKLRADPLLANVSADGALPRPELQVYPRKDEAARLGITPQQISETIRVATIGDVDAALAKISLDDRQIPIRVQAALDMRRDLAAIRALKIQTASGGTVPLSSVANIDYSEGVSSIKRNNRNRVVSIGSDLPQGVALDTASARFREIVKAANIPATVHLAESGDTKVQTEMQQSFVNAMLMGLMLVLTVLILLFKDVIQPFTILFSLPLAIGGVAAGLIITNNPLSMPVMIGILMLMGIVTKNAILLVDFAIEMRHQGMSRVEAMVEAGRKRARPIIMTSIAMSAGMLPSALGVGEGGSFRAPMAIAVIGGIIVSTVLSLVVVPSFFLIMDDLSRLLGWIFGRLVGRKDEEDLPLSREDLTRVTRENRSDIDALDERLTAIEKPESKRKGANDTNVLRLPPFAAE; this comes from the coding sequence ATGAATTTTTCAGCCTGGTCCATTCGAAATCCCATCGCACCGCTGCTGGCCTTTTGCCTGCTGATCCTCATCGGCATTCAGTCTTTCAACACGCTGCCGATCACGCGTTTCCCGAATATCGACGTACCGCTCGTCTCGATCAGCGTTACGCAAAGCGGCGCTTCGCCGGCCGAGCTCGAAATGCAGGTGACGAAGGAGATCGAAGACGCGATCGCCTCCATCACCGGCATTGACGAAATCCAGTCGACGGTGACCGACGGCAGCTCGCAGACCAACGTCATGTTCCGGATGGAAGTGCCGACCGAACAGGCCGTGCAGGACGTCAAGGACGCGATCGACCGCATCCGCAGCGATCTGCCGGCAACGGCCGAAGCACCGATCGTCACCAAGGTCGATGTCGAGGGCCAGGCGATCCAGACCTTCGCCGTGTCATCACCCGACCTGTCGCTGGAAGAACTCTCCTGGTTCGTCGACGATACGATCAAGCGAGCGCTGCAGGGCCAGGCTGGCATCGGCCGCGTCGACCGTTATGGCGGCGCGGAACGCGAAGTGCGCATAGAACTCGCGCCCGGCAAGCTCGATGCTTACGGCATCACAGCTGCAAGCGTGAACGATCAGCTGCGCGGCACCAATGTCGATCTCGGCTCCGGTCGCGGCCAGGTGGCGGGCAGCGAACAGGCAATCCGCGTTCTTGGCGACGCCCGCAATGTCGCCGAACTTGCAGACACGACGATTGCGCTGCCGAGCGGCCGTTTCGTCAAACTGTCCGATCTCGGCGTCATCAAGGACACCTATGAGGAGCCAAAATCCTTTTCGCGCTTCAACGATACGCCCGTCGTTACCTTCGGCGTCTTCCGCTCGAAGGGCGCCAGTGAGGTCAGCGTCGCCGAGACGGTCGCGCAGAGCCTCGACAAGGTGCGAAGCGAAAATCCGAACGTGAAGATCGAGATGATCGACGATTCGGTCTATTTCACCTACGGCAACTATGAAGCCGCCATCCACACGCTGCTCGAAGGCGCCCTGCTCGCCGTCATTGTCGTGCTGCTGTTCCTCAGGAACTGGCGCGCGACGCTGATCTCGGCCATCGCGCTCCCGCTCTCTGCGATCCCGACCTTCTGGGTCATGGACATGATGGGCTTCTCGCTGAACCTCGTCAGCTTCCTGGCGCTGACGCTCGCGACAGGTATCCTGGTCGACGACGCGATCGTGGAAATCGAGAACATTGCCCGCCATATCAAGATGGGCAAGACGCCCTATCGGGCGGCGATCGAGGCGGCGGATGAAATCGGTCTCGCCGTCATCGCCACCACCTTCACCATCATCGCGGTCTTCGTGCCAGTTTCCTTCATGCCGGGCATTCCGGGCCAGTACTTCATCCAGTTCGGCCTGACCGTCGCATTCTCCGTCTTTTTCTCGCTGCTGGTGGCACGCCTCATCACCCCGATGATGGCCGCCTATCTCATGCGCGCCGAAGACGGTGTCGACGACCATCACGACAATGACGGTCTGCTGATGAAGGGTTATACGCGCCTGATCCGCGCCACGACCGGGCACAAATATTCGCGATATCTGACGCTGCTTGCGGCGATCGGTTTCCTCGTCGGCTCGGTTATGCTGCTGATGAAGGTTCCAGGCAGTTTCCTGCCGCCCGAAGATGCCTCGCGCATCGTTCTCTCTGTTGAACTGCCGCCCAATGCGCGGCTCGACGACACCGAGAAGACGACGAAGGCGATCTATGACAGGGTCAAGGACCTCAACGGCGTCGAAAGCGTCTTCGTCCTCGGCGGCGCGTCGCCAAAGGGCGATCTCGAACTGCGCCGTGCGACCATTACGCTGGCGCTCCACAAGCTCGACCAGTCGCTGGTCAAGAAGGTGGTCAACGACGTGCTCGGCCATATCCCGGTCATCGGCCCGATGCTGCCGAAGGTGGAAGTCCACGGCCGCGAGCGCCCGCAATGGGATATTGAAAAGGAAGTCTTCGCCAAGCTGCGCGATATTCCCGATGTCCATATCCTGAAGCTTAACGACCGCGGCGAACGCGACCTCTCCTTCAACTTCCTCTCCAAAAACGAGAAGGACCTGAACGAAGCCGTCGGCATTCTGGAATCCAAGTTGCGTGCCGACCCGCTGCTCGCCAATGTCAGCGCCGACGGCGCCCTGCCGCGTCCGGAACTGCAGGTCTATCCCCGCAAGGACGAGGCGGCGCGTCTCGGCATCACGCCGCAGCAGATCTCCGAGACGATCCGCGTCGCCACCATCGGCGATGTCGATGCGGCCCTCGCCAAGATCTCGCTCGACGATCGCCAGATCCCGATCCGCGTCCAGGCGGCCCTTGACATGCGCCGCGACCTTGCCGCCATCCGGGCGCTGAAGATCCAGACCGCCAGCGGCGGCACCGTTCCGCTCTCGAGCGTCGCGAATATCGACTATTCGGAAGGCGTAAGCTCGATCAAGCGCAACAACCGTAACCGGGTCGTCTCTATCGGTTCCGACCTGCCGCAGGGTGTAGCGCTCGACACCGCCTCGGCCCGTTTCCGCGAGATCGTCAAGGCGGCCAACATTCCGGCCACGGTACACCTCGCGGAAAGCGGCGACACCAAGGTGCAAACCGAGATGCAGCAGAGCTTCGTCAACGCCATGTTGATGGGCCTCATGTTGGTACTGACCGTGCTGATCCTGCTCTTCAAGGATGTGATCCAGCCCTTCACCATCCTGTTCTCGCTGCCGCTCGCGATCGGCGGCGTCGCGGCGGGCCTGATCATCACCAACAATCCGCTGTCCATGCCTGTCATGATCGGCATTCTGATGCTGATGGGCATCGTCACCAAGAATGCCATCCTGCTCGTCGATTTTGCAATCGAGATGCGCCATCAGGGCATGTCCCGTGTTGAAGCCATGGTCGAGGCCGGCCGCAAACGCGCCCGGCCGATCATCATGACTTCGATTGCCATGTCGGCAGGCATGCTGCCGTCGGCGCTCGGCGTCGGCGAAGGCGGCTCGTTCCGCGCGCCGATGGCAATCGCCGTGATCGGCGGCATCATCGTCTCGACGGTGCTGTCGCTCGTCGTCGTTCCCTCCTTCTTTCTCATCATGGACGATCTGTCCCGCCTGCTCGGCTGGATATTTGGACGCCTGGTCGGCAGGAAGGATGAGGAAGACCTGCCGCTCTCGCGCGAGGATCTTACCCGCGTGACCCGCGAGAACCGCAGCGATATCGATGCGCTGGACGAGCGCCTGACCGCGATCGAAAAGCCGGAAAGCAAGCGCAAGGGCGCCAACGACACCAATGTGCTCCGCCTGCCGCCGTTTGCGGCGGAGTGA
- the ureG gene encoding urease accessory protein UreG, with protein sequence MKSRNGPLRVGIGGPVGSGKTALTEKLCKAMRDDYSVAVVTNDIYTTEDAEALVRMQALPSDRIVGVETGGCPHTAIREDATINLQAIASLNERIPNLDVVFIESGGDNLAATFSPDLADITIYVISVCQGEEIPRKGGPGITRSDLLVINKKDLAPHVGADLEVMERDATRMRASRPFVFSDMKRGDGVSSIVRFLREQGGL encoded by the coding sequence ATGAAATCAAGAAACGGACCTCTGCGCGTCGGCATCGGCGGGCCGGTCGGGTCGGGCAAGACGGCGCTGACGGAAAAGCTCTGCAAGGCGATGCGGGACGACTATTCTGTCGCCGTCGTCACCAACGACATCTATACGACCGAGGATGCCGAGGCGCTGGTGCGCATGCAGGCATTGCCTTCCGATCGCATCGTCGGCGTCGAGACGGGCGGCTGCCCGCATACCGCCATCCGCGAGGACGCGACGATCAATCTTCAGGCGATCGCGAGCCTTAACGAGCGGATCCCCAATCTCGATGTCGTCTTCATCGAGTCAGGCGGCGACAATCTGGCGGCGACCTTTTCGCCGGACCTCGCCGATATCACCATCTATGTCATCTCGGTCTGCCAAGGGGAGGAAATCCCGCGCAAGGGCGGGCCCGGCATCACCCGCTCCGACCTGCTCGTCATCAACAAGAAGGATCTGGCACCCCATGTCGGCGCCGATCTTGAGGTGATGGAGCGGGATGCGACGCGCATGCGCGCCTCACGCCCCTTCGTCTTCTCCGATATGAAGCGTGGCGATGGCGTCAGCTCGATCGTTCGTTTCTTGAGAGAGCAGGGCGGGCTCTGA
- a CDS encoding urease accessory UreF family protein, whose translation MSEDRELQALLRLIAWFSPAFPIGSFAYSGGLERAVADGLVTDAASLADWIGTLIGHGSVWNDAVLLAESHRRQAEAPGLAEIAALAEALAGSRERHKETMLLGEAFLLAARAWPDEVFERLPGKTAYPIAVGAVAGAHAIRPEKVLAVFLHAYASQTVSAGIRLGVAGQKDGVAILAGLEEQIAGIARRAAASTLDDLGSATVQADIASLRHETQTIRLFRS comes from the coding sequence ATGAGCGAAGATCGTGAATTGCAGGCATTGTTGCGCCTGATCGCATGGTTTTCACCGGCCTTTCCGATCGGCAGTTTCGCCTATTCAGGCGGGTTGGAGCGGGCGGTAGCCGATGGGCTCGTGACCGACGCGGCCTCGCTTGCGGACTGGATCGGCACGCTGATCGGCCATGGCTCGGTCTGGAACGATGCGGTGCTTCTGGCGGAGAGCCACAGGCGCCAGGCCGAGGCTCCGGGCCTTGCCGAAATCGCTGCGCTTGCCGAAGCGCTTGCCGGATCGCGTGAGCGCCATAAGGAAACGATGCTGCTCGGCGAGGCGTTCCTCTTGGCGGCGCGAGCCTGGCCGGACGAGGTCTTCGAAAGACTGCCTGGGAAGACCGCCTATCCCATTGCGGTCGGAGCGGTTGCGGGCGCCCATGCTATAAGGCCTGAGAAGGTGCTCGCGGTGTTCCTGCATGCCTATGCCTCACAGACGGTTTCAGCAGGTATCCGTCTCGGCGTCGCCGGGCAAAAGGATGGCGTTGCCATACTTGCCGGGCTTGAAGAGCAGATTGCGGGGATCGCGCGGCGGGCGGCAGCCTCAACCCTCGACGATCTCGGTTCGGCGACGGTGCAGGCCGATATCGCCAGCCTGCGCCACGAAACCCAGACGATCAGGCTTTTCCGCTCGTAA
- the ureE gene encoding urease accessory protein UreE, with protein MQRVTSYLPAGTPSSHPTAQVKLPHDLRHLRRKLLHLENGEMVMLDLKDPVLFADGDLLVREDGELIEILAADEKLFEIRGRDRTHLVELAWHLGNRHLAAQIEEDRIVILRDHVIRTMLQGLGATVLDIEEPFQPARGAYHSHGGHSHDQAHAHHDHGHNHNAGHDHDHAHGHDHKHDHTCDHDHHHGHGHGHHGHKHD; from the coding sequence ATGCAGCGCGTCACCTCCTATCTTCCCGCCGGAACCCCTTCCTCCCATCCGACTGCCCAGGTCAAGCTGCCGCATGATCTGCGGCATTTGCGCCGCAAGCTCCTGCATCTGGAGAATGGCGAGATGGTCATGCTCGACCTCAAGGATCCGGTGCTCTTCGCCGATGGCGACCTGCTTGTGCGCGAAGACGGCGAACTGATCGAGATCCTTGCCGCCGACGAGAAGCTCTTCGAGATTCGCGGACGCGACCGCACGCATCTGGTCGAGCTTGCCTGGCATCTCGGCAACCGTCATCTCGCCGCCCAGATCGAGGAAGACCGCATCGTCATCCTGCGCGATCATGTCATCCGAACCATGCTGCAGGGGCTCGGCGCCACCGTGCTCGATATCGAAGAGCCCTTCCAGCCTGCGCGCGGGGCCTATCATTCACATGGCGGACATTCGCATGACCAGGCGCATGCGCATCATGACCACGGGCACAATCACAACGCTGGTCATGACCATGATCACGCGCATGGCCATGACCACAAACATGATCACACCTGCGACCATGATCACCACCATGGTCATGGGCACGGGCATCACGGCCACAAACACGATTGA
- a CDS encoding GGDEF domain-containing protein, whose product MRNWMSLQADFGHFLYRRQVYVFALKMSFLAVIFSGVIIALTIPPLGFLGLLPVTLSHAIGFGAIFSWLVGGTVSGMMSLAAGFAMHELTLSRAEFEKLSRTDTLSGLLNRRAFTEALDRIEGDASLVIFDVDRFKAINDRFGHACGDAVITAVSAVLLSAFDESSVVARLGGEEFGVIVSGEPLEKRLERIQAVQSDIANRPLVADGNHIAITISGGVADLIPGRSKQQVYASADRALYLAKALGRNRVVHEREGLHHAWHGLAETSANTEGRGLGSDNMMQAYGI is encoded by the coding sequence ATGAGAAATTGGATGTCGCTGCAGGCCGATTTTGGCCATTTTCTATATCGCAGGCAGGTCTATGTCTTTGCGTTGAAGATGAGCTTTCTTGCCGTCATTTTCTCCGGCGTTATCATTGCGCTGACGATACCGCCACTCGGTTTTCTCGGGCTGTTGCCGGTGACCCTTTCGCACGCGATCGGCTTCGGCGCCATTTTTTCCTGGCTTGTCGGCGGCACGGTTTCCGGCATGATGTCGCTGGCGGCGGGTTTTGCAATGCATGAACTGACGCTGTCGCGGGCGGAGTTCGAAAAGCTCAGCCGCACGGATACCCTCTCCGGCCTGTTGAACCGGCGCGCCTTCACCGAGGCGCTGGATCGGATCGAAGGCGACGCCTCGCTCGTTATTTTCGACGTCGACCGTTTCAAGGCGATCAACGATCGTTTCGGCCATGCCTGCGGCGATGCGGTTATCACGGCGGTCTCGGCGGTGCTGCTTTCCGCCTTCGACGAATCGTCCGTCGTTGCGCGCCTCGGTGGCGAGGAATTCGGCGTCATCGTCTCCGGCGAACCGCTGGAGAAACGGTTGGAGCGGATCCAGGCCGTGCAGTCCGATATCGCCAACAGACCGCTCGTCGCAGATGGGAATCATATTGCCATCACCATTTCCGGCGGCGTGGCCGATCTCATTCCTGGGCGCAGCAAGCAGCAGGTCTATGCCTCGGCCGATCGGGCGCTTTATCTCGCCAAGGCGCTCGGACGCAATCGCGTCGTGCACGAACGGGAGGGACTGCATCATGCCTGGCACGGGCTCGCCGAAACCAGTGCCAACACAGAGGGCAGGGGGCTGGGGAGCGACAACATGATGCAGGCCTACGGAATATAA
- a CDS encoding TIGR02117 family protein, translated as MLRGMRWLLRIVLLLATLAAGGTFIPRPLIAPVKASSAEAIHRILLLSGSIHTDIAIPLDEETRAAFSFLDEPDFPLGHQNAEWLVIGWGGRAFYLETPTWAELKPLPVLRALTIDRSVLHVDLAGHIAEPQSDVTAFDIGDDELARLREFIADSFVRNAGAIAPIPDAGYGEIDRFFEAKGYFNALFGCNTWTAAALRSAGLRTGLWNPLPQSLRLSVDVYN; from the coding sequence GTGCTGAGGGGGATGCGCTGGCTGTTGCGGATCGTGCTCCTGCTCGCAACTCTGGCAGCGGGCGGAACCTTCATTCCCCGGCCGCTGATTGCCCCGGTCAAGGCGTCGTCGGCGGAGGCAATCCACCGCATTCTCCTCCTATCGGGATCGATTCATACCGATATTGCCATTCCGCTCGATGAGGAGACGCGGGCGGCATTTTCCTTCCTCGACGAGCCGGATTTTCCGCTCGGTCATCAGAATGCGGAATGGCTCGTGATCGGCTGGGGCGGCCGCGCCTTCTATCTCGAAACACCGACCTGGGCTGAGCTGAAGCCGCTGCCGGTGCTACGGGCGCTGACGATAGATCGTTCGGTGCTGCATGTGGATCTCGCTGGCCATATTGCCGAGCCGCAGTCTGATGTTACGGCCTTCGATATTGGTGATGATGAATTGGCGCGGCTGCGCGAATTCATCGCGGACAGCTTCGTCCGCAACGCGGGCGCGATCGCGCCGATCCCGGATGCGGGTTACGGGGAGATCGATCGGTTTTTCGAAGCCAAGGGATACTTCAATGCCCTCTTCGGCTGCAACACCTGGACTGCCGCTGCACTCCGCTCGGCAGGGCTTCGGACTGGCTTATGGAACCCTCTTCCACAATCATTGCGATTGTCTGTTGATGTCTACAATTGA
- the ureC gene encoding urease subunit alpha, with amino-acid sequence MPYKISRAAYAGMFGPTTGDKVRLADTELFIEIEKDFTTYGEEVKFGGGKVIRDGMGQSQVTRADGAVDTVITNAVIVDHSGIYKADIGLKGGRIVAIGKAGNPDMQPGVNIIVGPGTEAIAAEGKIVTAGGMDSHIHFIAPQQIEEALMSGMTCMLGGGTGPAHGTLATTCTPGPWHLARMIEAADAFPMNLAFAGKGNASLPGALTEMVLAGATSLKLHEDWGTTPGAIDCCLSVADEYDVQVMIHTDTLNESGFVEDTIGAIKGRTIHAFHTEGAGGGHAPDIIKICGQPNVIPSSTNPTRPYTVNTIAEHLDMLMVCHHLSPSIPEDIAFAESRIRKETIAAEDILHDIGAFSIISSDSQAMGRVGEVAIRTWQTADKMKRQRGRLKEEKGDNDNFRVRRYIAKYTINPAIAHGLSHEIGSVEIGKRADLVLWNPAFFGVKPDMVLLGGSIAAAPMGDPNASIPTPQPVHYRPMFASYGRSLTNSSVTFVSQASLDAGLKSRLGVAKELVAVKNTRGGISKASMIHNDLTPEIEVDPETYEVRANGELLTCEPATVLPMAQRYFLF; translated from the coding sequence ATGCCCTACAAGATCTCCCGCGCCGCCTATGCCGGCATGTTCGGACCGACCACCGGAGACAAGGTGCGCCTTGCCGATACGGAGCTCTTCATCGAGATCGAGAAGGATTTCACCACTTATGGCGAGGAGGTGAAGTTCGGCGGCGGCAAGGTGATCCGTGACGGCATGGGCCAGAGCCAGGTGACACGGGCGGACGGCGCGGTCGATACGGTCATCACCAATGCGGTGATCGTCGATCATTCCGGAATCTATAAAGCCGATATCGGGCTGAAGGGTGGGCGCATCGTTGCCATCGGCAAGGCCGGCAATCCCGATATGCAGCCGGGCGTCAACATCATCGTCGGCCCGGGCACGGAGGCTATCGCCGCCGAAGGCAAGATCGTCACCGCAGGCGGCATGGATAGCCATATCCATTTCATCGCGCCGCAGCAGATCGAGGAAGCGCTGATGTCTGGCATGACCTGCATGCTCGGCGGCGGCACGGGACCGGCGCATGGTACGCTCGCCACCACCTGCACGCCGGGTCCCTGGCATCTGGCGCGTATGATCGAGGCGGCGGACGCCTTCCCGATGAACCTTGCCTTTGCCGGCAAAGGCAATGCCTCGCTGCCGGGAGCACTGACGGAAATGGTGCTGGCCGGCGCCACCTCGCTGAAATTGCATGAGGACTGGGGCACGACGCCTGGCGCCATCGATTGCTGCCTGTCGGTCGCCGACGAATATGACGTGCAGGTGATGATCCACACCGATACGCTGAACGAAAGCGGCTTCGTCGAGGATACGATCGGCGCCATCAAGGGCCGCACCATCCATGCCTTCCACACGGAAGGAGCGGGCGGCGGGCACGCGCCAGACATCATCAAGATCTGTGGGCAGCCGAACGTCATCCCGTCGTCCACCAATCCGACGCGGCCCTATACGGTCAACACCATCGCCGAGCACCTCGACATGCTGATGGTCTGCCATCACCTGTCGCCGTCGATTCCCGAGGACATCGCCTTTGCCGAAAGCCGTATCCGCAAGGAGACGATCGCGGCCGAAGACATCCTGCACGATATCGGTGCCTTCTCGATCATTTCGTCCGACAGCCAGGCCATGGGCCGCGTCGGCGAGGTGGCGATCCGCACCTGGCAGACGGCCGATAAGATGAAGCGCCAGCGCGGCCGACTGAAGGAGGAAAAGGGCGACAACGACAATTTCCGCGTCCGCCGCTATATCGCCAAATATACGATCAACCCGGCGATCGCCCACGGTCTCAGCCATGAGATCGGCTCGGTCGAGATCGGTAAGCGCGCCGACCTCGTGCTCTGGAACCCAGCCTTCTTCGGCGTGAAGCCCGACATGGTGCTGCTCGGCGGCTCGATTGCCGCCGCCCCTATGGGCGATCCGAATGCCTCGATCCCGACGCCGCAGCCGGTGCACTATCGGCCGATGTTCGCCTCCTATGGCCGCAGCCTCACCAATTCCTCCGTCACCTTCGTCAGCCAGGCGTCGCTCGATGCCGGGCTGAAGAGCAGGCTCGGGGTCGCGAAGGAACTCGTGGCGGTAAAGAATACGCGCGGCGGCATCTCCAAGGCGTCGATGATCCACAATGACCTGACACCGGAGATCGAAGTCGATCCGGAGACCTATGAAGTCAGGGCGAACGGCGAACTGCTGACCTGCGAGCCCGCGACGGTGCTGCCAATGGCGCAGCGCTATTTCCTGTTCTAG
- a CDS encoding Urease operon accessory protein, which translates to MIEKIVIVGNGEIGEGQAGIIDAADFVIRFNDCRSYRTGGSRTDAVAVCNTGRPAKAMLGSPEWRAHPGVVSAREIWSVRDPEKFAAMRAPLAVSHPDLDDFCDDYTDAFAAFCAETGKAHIVIGKTVYEAVDASLSAFEPAPYVVPSSGMIVTAEVLDKYAEAEVMLAGFGHVGWEWHPFAAERQLVDTYVAAGRLTRLGEKTLVSSFHGA; encoded by the coding sequence GTGATCGAAAAGATCGTAATCGTCGGCAATGGCGAGATTGGGGAAGGACAGGCAGGCATCATCGATGCCGCCGATTTCGTCATCCGCTTCAACGATTGCCGTTCCTACCGCACTGGCGGCAGCCGCACGGATGCCGTCGCGGTCTGCAATACCGGCCGGCCGGCAAAGGCAATGCTCGGCTCACCCGAGTGGCGCGCCCATCCCGGTGTTGTTTCGGCGCGCGAAATCTGGAGCGTGCGCGACCCGGAAAAATTTGCCGCGATGCGGGCGCCGCTTGCCGTCTCGCATCCCGATCTCGATGATTTCTGCGACGACTATACGGATGCGTTCGCTGCCTTCTGCGCGGAAACCGGCAAGGCGCATATCGTCATCGGCAAGACGGTCTACGAGGCCGTCGACGCCTCGCTTTCGGCCTTTGAGCCGGCGCCTTATGTGGTGCCGAGCAGCGGCATGATCGTCACCGCCGAGGTGCTGGACAAATATGCCGAGGCCGAGGTGATGCTGGCTGGCTTCGGTCACGTCGGCTGGGAATGGCACCCGTTTGCGGCCGAACGGCAGCTTGTCGATACTTATGTAGCCGCTGGCCGCCTCACACGACTCGGCGAAAAAACACTTGTCTCTTCCTTCCACGGAGCCTGA
- a CDS encoding lysozyme inhibitor LprI family protein — MRLNICLIGAAMLFVAGRVSAQDVDCKNPQTQSDMTSCEEAGHEAADKALNEQYKKTRAAMAAIDKDLDGDMKGAERALVKAQRAWIDYRDAECDAFGFQARGGTMEPMLVAGCLAEETDKRTKELKQLEDTMSN, encoded by the coding sequence TTGCGTCTGAATATCTGCCTCATCGGGGCGGCGATGCTGTTTGTGGCCGGCCGTGTGTCCGCGCAGGATGTCGATTGCAAGAATCCGCAGACGCAATCGGACATGACCTCCTGCGAAGAGGCGGGCCATGAGGCTGCCGACAAGGCGCTGAACGAACAATATAAGAAGACACGCGCCGCCATGGCGGCGATCGACAAGGATCTCGACGGCGACATGAAGGGTGCTGAAAGGGCGCTGGTCAAGGCGCAGCGCGCCTGGATCGACTATCGCGACGCAGAATGCGATGCCTTCGGCTTTCAGGCCCGCGGCGGCACGATGGAGCCGATGCTGGTTGCCGGATGTCTGGCCGAAGAGACGGATAAACGCACGAAAGAGCTGAAACAGCTCGAAGACACGATGAGCAACTAG